Proteins encoded together in one Carassius auratus strain Wakin chromosome 32, ASM336829v1, whole genome shotgun sequence window:
- the LOC113052416 gene encoding uncharacterized protein LOC113052416: MLLTVRSNHTSLTLHWWDSSQRASTEDHNFLWKLRQEEATQYKITSTFLRLISPDNGSIIVLLGGTNNSNLRGMGEGGTEGGSSSATTSGQHCQLHHPTPSPQEDQENLFLIFVKQASLTLVKTVNIGTTVTLLCSNILKEPSYIAWFKKTNDSLPLCIATQYVSDTPPDSIYLNGFNKNHIEMSVNRTFSSLKIVKVDISDSGIFYCGSFLTNHMMFHDKTQLVVVNETNHSEEDIATVDCGAAEESVRSCHVYYTLTLILSGLVLLSTVLPIVIFIRFKKRNKQKGDAQRHENSDEMNQQLEQAQDADVNYAALSLNKKKNRRPVRRLKDVEPNVVYAATR; this comes from the exons ATGCTTCTGACTGTGAGGTCTAACCACACAAGTTTGACTTTGCACTGGTGGGACTCCAGTCAGAGAGCGAGCACAGAAGACCATAATTTCCTGTGGAAACTGAGACAGGAAGAAGCCACTCAGTACAAA ATCACCTCCACCTTCCTTAGATTAATTTCTCCTGATAACGGAAGCATCATTGTGCTACTAGGTGGCACAAATAACAGCAACCTAAGAGGTATGGGAGAGGGAGGGACAGAAGGAGGCTCCTCGTCAGCTACTACCAGCGGACAGCATTGTCAACTGCACCACCCAACACCATCTCCTCAG GAGGACCAAGAAAATCTGTTTC tcatctttgtaaaacaagcatctttaaCTTTAGTGAAAACTGTGAACATTGGAACGACTGTCACTCTTTTGTGTTCAAACATCTTGAAAGAGCCCAGTTACATAGCCTGGTTCAAGAAGACAAATGATTCTCTCCCGCTTTGCATTGCTACTCAATATGTGAGTGACACACCACCAGACTCCATATATTTGAATGGATTTAACAAGAATCACATAGAGATGTCAGTGAACAGAACATTTTCTTCCTTGAAGATTGTAAAAGTGGACATCTCTGACTCTGGAATTTTTTACTGTGGAAGCTTTTTGACAAACCACATGATGTTTCACGACAAAACACAGTTAGTGGTAGTAAATG AGACTAATCATTCTGAAGAGGATATTGCAACTGTGGATTGTG GGGCGGCTGAAGAAAGTGTGAGATCCTGCCATGTATATTATACCCTGACACTGATCTTAAGCGGCTTGGTTTTGCTTTCCACTGTTTTACCGATTGTAATTTTCATCAGGTTTAAGAAAAGAAACAAGCAGAAAGGAG atGCCCAGCGCCATGAAAACAGTGACGAGATGAACCAACAGTTGGAGCAG GCACAAGATGCAGACGTGAACTATGCAGCTCTAAGTTTAAACAAGAAGAAGAACAGAAGACCAGTAAGAAGATTGAAAGATGTGGAGCCTAATGTAGTTTATGCTGCCACACGGTGA
- the LOC113052521 gene encoding serine/threonine-protein kinase pim-1-like yields MLTMKQGPISPYVIQLYEWFEHPQVFTLVMENPDPCESLLDFINNNPNMNETTARLIMCQAVQAVLHCIEHSVFHNDIHPDNILLRKHTLELKLIDFGCGHLLSSNGYNRSQYRGIQAYYPPELFTCGRFYATSTNVWALGVLLYEMVNTCSPFCNITEITQAEIRFENPDLSKGERIALTTHTYSFCTEVTNTGRKCPV; encoded by the exons ATGCTAACGATGAAGCAAGGACCCATAAGCCCCTACGTCATCCAACTATATGAGTGGTTTGAGCACCCTCAAGTATTCACTCTCGTGATGGAGAATCCGGATCCCTGCGAGAGCTTGTTGGACTTCATCAACAATAACCCTAACATGAATGAGACAACAGCGCGGCTCATCATGTGTCAGGCGGTGCAAGCAGTACTGCACTGCATTGAGCACAGTGTTTTTCATAATGATATTCATCCAGATAATATCCTGTTGAGAAAACACACTTTGGAGCTCAAGTTAATAGACTTTGGCTGTGGTCATCTACTTAGTAGTAATGGCTATAATCGCAGTCAATATAGAG GAATACAGGCTTACTACCCACCTGAGCTCTTCACCTGTGGCAGATTCTACGCCACCTCTACAAACGTCTGGGCTCTAGGAGTGTTGTTGTATGAGATGGTGAACACGTGTTCTCCATTTTGCAATATAACTGAAATCACACAAGCCGAAATTAGGTTTGAAAACCCAGATTTATCCAAAGGTGAGAGAATAGCactaacaacacacacatacagcttcTGCACAGAAGTAACAAACACTGGTAGAAAATGTCCTGTCTAA